A window of the bacterium genome harbors these coding sequences:
- a CDS encoding type B 50S ribosomal protein L31, translating to MKKGIHPEYRPIVFQDPSCDFAILTKSTMKSSETIKWTDGNTYPLVKLEISSGSHPFFTGKQKLVDTAGRVEKFQKKYSTKKSGKS from the coding sequence ATGAAAAAAGGCATTCATCCGGAATATAGACCGATTGTTTTTCAGGACCCATCCTGTGACTTCGCGATTCTTACAAAATCGACAATGAAATCTTCCGAAACAATAAAATGGACCGACGGAAATACTTATCCTTTGGTAAAATTGGAAATATCCAGCGGTTCGCATCCTTTCTTTACAGGAAAACAAAAGCTTGTTGATACGGCAGGTCGTGTTGAGAAATTTCAGAAAAAATATTCAACGAAGAAATCCGGCAAAAGTTAA
- a CDS encoding transposase, with protein MTDNGVEFTAFTSQKAKRTHFFETMLSIVGIDHTYTRPYHPQSNGKIERFWRILHQECLIHLNFGQSLDTLSSEISSYLFRYNYQRRHGSLNYLTPLDCLRHVTELLK; from the coding sequence ATGACTGATAACGGTGTTGAGTTCACTGCTTTTACTTCTCAAAAAGCTAAAAGAACTCATTTCTTTGAAACTATGCTTAGTATCGTTGGTATTGATCATACATACACTCGGCCATATCATCCTCAATCCAATGGTAAGATTGAACGTTTTTGGCGGATCTTACATCAAGAATGTTTAATCCATTTGAACTTTGGTCAATCTTTAGATACTTTATCATCTGAAATTAGTAGTTACTTATTTCGTTATAATTATCAACGTCGTCATGGTTCTTTAAATTATTTAACTCCTTTAGACTGCCTGCGTCATGTTACCGAATTACTGAAGTAG
- the holA gene encoding DNA polymerase III subunit delta, with amino-acid sequence MAKSKASSILEALPGIKKKKFKPVYYFFGEDSFNLSTALHALEESFQPLLQSEFDKETIYSEDRSINDILGLAAAFPFGSEKKLIIVKEAEKIRDKKPLKDYASSPADFTIIAFFHNGAITNLNSEPFKTLEANEFLFEAKELKGKNLIDWLIGLAEEKGKKLSEENAQVMVDIVGESRNMLEDQLEKICIFISGKNEIAIESIQQVSSELKQFNIFDLQNAIGVKDKAKSLTIANNLLDNGAEPTFIITILTRYFTGLAKIPELQSKNIPVQEAARIVGTHHFYYPQYVKARNLFSDQKLVEVFRALLKADVSVKTTSADDKTIITLLIAEILHN; translated from the coding sequence ATGGCGAAGAGTAAAGCATCATCAATTCTTGAAGCACTTCCGGGAATAAAGAAAAAAAAATTTAAACCGGTTTATTATTTTTTTGGTGAAGATTCATTCAATCTTTCTACAGCTTTACACGCTCTTGAAGAATCATTTCAACCACTGCTGCAATCTGAATTTGATAAGGAGACAATTTATTCTGAAGACAGATCTATCAACGATATACTTGGACTTGCAGCTGCATTTCCGTTTGGCTCAGAAAAAAAATTAATAATTGTCAAAGAAGCAGAAAAAATCAGGGATAAAAAACCTTTAAAGGATTATGCCTCTTCTCCCGCTGATTTTACGATTATTGCTTTCTTCCATAATGGTGCAATTACAAATCTAAATTCCGAGCCATTCAAAACTCTCGAAGCAAACGAGTTTTTATTTGAAGCCAAAGAACTTAAAGGTAAAAATCTAATTGATTGGCTGATTGGTCTGGCCGAAGAAAAAGGGAAAAAGCTTTCGGAAGAAAATGCACAGGTGATGGTTGACATTGTCGGCGAGAGCAGGAACATGCTCGAAGATCAGTTAGAAAAAATATGCATTTTCATTAGTGGAAAGAATGAAATAGCAATTGAAAGTATTCAGCAAGTCTCTTCTGAATTAAAGCAGTTTAATATTTTCGATTTGCAGAATGCAATCGGAGTAAAAGACAAAGCAAAGTCACTTACCATTGCGAACAATCTTCTTGATAACGGAGCTGAACCAACCTTCATTATCACAATTCTGACGAGATATTTTACGGGACTGGCAAAAATTCCGGAGCTGCAATCTAAAAACATCCCTGTGCAGGAAGCTGCTCGGATTGTTGGTACACATCATTTCTATTATCCTCAATACGTAAAAGCAAGAAATCTCTTTTCTGATCAAAAACTTGTTGAAGTTTTCCGTGCTTTGCTGAAAGCAGATGTATCGGTTAAAACCACATCTGCTGACGATAAAACAATAATTACTCTCCTGATTGCTGAAATTCTTCATAATTAA
- a CDS encoding sigma-70 family RNA polymerase sigma factor produces the protein MDIKLHELSDEELILEFQKNNTEDAFNILVQRYKNPLTNFVFRFLGDYEACADVVQETMIKVYRYKDAYNSVAKFSTWIYTIAGNLARTEYRRQRRRNIFSINDYGEEHKTYDLPDESSRPDVITDSGIKDEIIQKALLKVKETYREAVILRDIQGMSYEEISDILGVNEGTVKSRINRGRAQLQELLKGIYKE, from the coding sequence ATGGATATAAAGCTCCATGAACTTTCGGATGAAGAGCTAATTCTTGAGTTCCAGAAGAACAACACGGAAGATGCCTTCAATATTCTGGTTCAGAGATATAAAAATCCGTTAACAAATTTTGTGTTCAGGTTTCTTGGTGATTATGAAGCTTGTGCAGATGTTGTGCAGGAAACGATGATAAAAGTTTACAGGTACAAAGATGCATATAACTCAGTGGCAAAATTCTCAACCTGGATTTACACCATTGCAGGCAATCTTGCAAGAACTGAATACAGAAGGCAGAGAAGAAGAAATATTTTCTCGATAAACGATTACGGTGAAGAACATAAAACTTATGATCTGCCGGATGAAAGCTCCAGACCGGATGTGATTACAGACAGCGGCATTAAAGATGAAATAATTCAAAAAGCATTATTGAAAGTAAAAGAAACATACAGAGAAGCAGTTATTCTCCGGGATATACAGGGAATGAGTTATGAAGAAATTTCTGATATACTTGGAGTAAATGAAGGAACAGTAAAATCAAGAATAAACAGAGGAAGAGCACAATTACAAGAATTGCTGAAAGGTATTTATAAAGAGTGA
- a CDS encoding MetS family NSS transporter small subunit → MDIFTIITAIIVIGIVWGGLTFFLSRALKYEKMKMKNGEE, encoded by the coding sequence GTGGATATCTTTACAATAATAACAGCCATAATAGTTATCGGAATAGTCTGGGGCGGATTAACTTTCTTCCTTAGCAGGGCACTCAAGTATGAAAAAATGAAGATGAAAAATGGCGAAGAGTAA
- a CDS encoding efflux RND transporter periplasmic adaptor subunit: MNKKIKTIAISAVILILLLIIFLPKIISSESSSPTMQGGNMNMQIPVTAHIVAYEKLSNIVYTTGTILANEEVELRSETSGKIVSILFKEGAYVKQGDLLVKINDAELQAQLRKAESKVKLVEDREARQRQLAQNQMISQEDYESTLNDLQASKAEYDLIKAQIDKTEIRAPFNGVIGLREVSEGSFVTTSTVIARLQNLSNLKVDFSIPQKYASQVKIGDELGFKLSGNDFLYKAKIYATEPKIDPSTRTLRLRAICTTNYKDLFPGAFANVELNLKENDEAIIIPSVSVVPELKGQLVYLYKSGIATPQKVDIGLREDKSVQITSGLTEGDTVITSGILQIRPGAPVKVTEFN, translated from the coding sequence ATGAACAAAAAAATAAAAACGATCGCAATAAGTGCAGTTATCCTGATATTGCTGCTGATAATTTTTCTGCCGAAAATAATTTCTTCGGAAAGCAGCAGCCCGACAATGCAGGGCGGAAATATGAATATGCAAATTCCTGTCACTGCACATATAGTAGCTTATGAAAAGTTAAGTAACATCGTTTATACAACAGGGACTATTCTTGCGAACGAAGAAGTTGAATTGAGAAGTGAGACATCTGGAAAAATAGTTAGTATTCTATTTAAAGAAGGCGCCTATGTCAAACAAGGTGATCTACTGGTAAAAATAAACGATGCGGAACTTCAGGCTCAATTAAGAAAAGCTGAATCAAAAGTTAAATTGGTCGAAGATAGGGAAGCTCGTCAAAGACAGCTTGCTCAAAACCAGATGATCAGCCAGGAAGATTATGAGAGCACGTTGAACGACCTCCAGGCAAGCAAAGCTGAATACGATCTGATAAAAGCACAGATTGATAAAACAGAAATCAGGGCACCGTTCAATGGTGTTATTGGTTTGCGCGAAGTAAGTGAAGGAAGTTTTGTCACTACCTCAACTGTAATCGCACGACTACAAAATCTATCCAACCTGAAAGTTGATTTTTCTATTCCTCAGAAATATGCTTCGCAGGTTAAAATTGGCGATGAACTCGGATTCAAGCTGAGCGGAAATGATTTTCTTTACAAAGCAAAAATCTATGCCACCGAACCAAAGATCGATCCATCTACAAGAACATTGCGGCTACGTGCAATCTGCACAACAAACTACAAAGATCTGTTTCCCGGAGCTTTTGCAAATGTTGAACTGAATCTCAAAGAGAATGATGAAGCTATTATTATTCCGTCCGTTTCAGTTGTACCTGAATTAAAAGGTCAGTTAGTTTATCTTTACAAAAGTGGTATTGCAACACCGCAGAAAGTTGATATAGGTTTGCGTGAAGATAAGAGCGTTCAGATTACATCAGGTTTGACAGAAGGCGATACGGTTATCACTTCCGGCATTCTGCAGATAAGACCAGGTGCACCAGTTAAAGTAACAGAATTTAATTAA